From Halalkalicoccus sp. CG83, one genomic window encodes:
- a CDS encoding 50S ribosomal protein L37ae, which yields MAKRSKGVGSAGRFGARYGRVSRKRVTEIEADMHDSHTCPECGTDDVSRTGTGIWQCGKCGYEFAGGTYRPQTPAGRTVTRSIRAALDESDDE from the coding sequence ATGGCTAAGAGATCGAAGGGCGTCGGCAGCGCGGGGCGTTTCGGTGCGCGCTACGGTAGAGTCTCTCGAAAGCGCGTCACCGAGATCGAGGCGGACATGCACGACTCGCACACCTGCCCGGAGTGTGGGACGGACGACGTCTCCCGAACGGGGACGGGTATCTGGCAGTGCGGGAAGTGTGGCTACGAGTTCGCCGGCGGCACCTACCGCCCGCAGACCCCCGCTGGCCGGACCGTCACGCGATCGATCCGTGCGGCACTCGACGAGTCCGACGACGAATGA
- a CDS encoding prefoldin subunit beta: protein MQGNLPPEAQEKLEELQGLQDTAQQVAVQKNQAETDLNESRNALETLEEVDEDTTMYREAGELLIETDHETANEELEEKVDSLEVRLETLKKQEERVQSEFEQLQQELQQMLGGAGGPGGAGGPGAGPSPGPGA, encoded by the coding sequence ATGCAGGGTAACCTACCGCCGGAAGCACAGGAGAAGCTCGAGGAGCTCCAGGGTCTGCAGGACACCGCACAGCAGGTCGCCGTCCAGAAGAACCAGGCCGAGACCGACCTCAACGAGTCGCGCAACGCGCTCGAGACGCTCGAGGAGGTCGACGAGGACACCACGATGTACCGCGAGGCCGGCGAACTGCTGATCGAGACCGACCACGAGACGGCCAACGAGGAGCTCGAGGAGAAGGTCGACAGCCTCGAGGTCCGCCTCGAGACGCTCAAGAAACAGGAGGAGCGCGTCCAGTCAGAGTTCGAACAGCTCCAGCAGGAGCTCCAGCAGATGCTCGGCGGCGCGGGCGGTCCCGGCGGTGCGGGCGGCCCGGGCGCCGGCCCGAGCCCCGGTCCCGGCGCGTAG
- a CDS encoding DNA-directed RNA polymerase subunit P, whose amino-acid sequence MSYKCSRCKRDVELDEYGGVRCPYCGHRVLLKERSRDVKEVGVN is encoded by the coding sequence ATGAGCTACAAGTGCTCGCGGTGTAAACGTGACGTCGAACTCGACGAGTACGGCGGCGTCCGCTGTCCGTACTGCGGTCATCGCGTGCTGCTCAAGGAGCGCAGCCGCGACGTGAAGGAAGTCGGCGTGAACTGA
- a CDS encoding heavy metal translocating P-type ATPase, whose protein sequence is MSGNDAAAGRVGEGGRTSERSVRLGVPDMDCPSCAQKVDKSLQRVDGVVDAVLQPTTGTATVTYDPERANEADVVAAIENAGYEVLGGSEPEEDDRSGGVDVAPPAEVWTSPRAIKTWIGAVFVVFGLLFEFLLTAQNVTVASVLGYPLSIGAVLFLGAVVTSGIPVVHSGYYSARNRSLDIDLLMGTAIVAATAIGYFVEAATLAVLFSIAELMEEYAMDRARDSLRELMALSPDEATVRRDGAEVTVPTAEIEVGETVIVRPGEKIPLDGTVVEGESRAGSKIPRANGDSEELRSSGHASERSPRAKAVSAVDQSPITGESVPVDKAAGDEVYAGAINQEGYLEVRVTSVASDSTLSRIIEMVQGAQAKKTDTEQFVDRFSGYYTPIVVVLAILTAAVPPLLIAEPISVDVAGYTLGFAADWQTWFIRGLTLLVIACPCAFVISTPVSVVSGITSAAKNGVLIKGGTYLEAMGEVDAIALDKTGTLTKGELAVTDVVPLGDVDEASLLRYGAGLERRSEHPIAAAILARAEEGDVGRLPEPDGFESLTGRGIRGEIDGETYYAGKPALFEELGFDLSRTRRATDGGSDAQRGAEARRTQRSDGGTVAERATAAGGERFADDALAALEREGKTVVVVGTETRLLGAIAIADEVRPASKRAVERLHELGVERVVMLTGDNEGTAHAIAREVGVDEYRAELLPEEKVEAIESLQAEYGDVAMVGDGINDAPALATAEVGIAMGAAGTDTALETADIALMGDDIGRLPYLYALSHEANSVIRQNIWASLGTKALLALGVPLGFVSVALAVIVGDMGMSLGVTGNALRLARITPERFD, encoded by the coding sequence ATGAGCGGGAACGACGCTGCGGCGGGCCGAGTGGGCGAGGGTGGGCGGACGAGCGAGCGGTCAGTCCGCCTCGGCGTCCCGGACATGGACTGCCCCTCGTGCGCGCAGAAGGTCGATAAGAGCCTTCAGCGCGTCGATGGCGTCGTCGACGCCGTCCTCCAGCCGACCACCGGTACGGCCACGGTGACGTACGATCCGGAGCGTGCCAACGAGGCGGACGTGGTCGCGGCCATCGAGAACGCGGGCTACGAGGTGCTAGGAGGCAGCGAACCGGAGGAGGACGACCGGTCCGGCGGCGTCGACGTCGCGCCCCCCGCCGAGGTCTGGACGAGTCCCCGCGCGATCAAGACGTGGATCGGGGCGGTGTTCGTCGTGTTCGGTCTCCTCTTCGAGTTCCTCCTCACCGCACAGAACGTCACGGTGGCCAGCGTCCTCGGTTATCCGCTCTCGATCGGGGCCGTCCTGTTCCTCGGAGCCGTCGTCACCAGCGGGATCCCGGTCGTCCACAGCGGCTACTACTCGGCGCGGAATCGGAGCCTCGACATCGACCTGCTGATGGGGACGGCGATCGTCGCCGCCACGGCCATCGGCTACTTCGTCGAGGCGGCGACGCTGGCCGTCCTCTTCAGCATCGCCGAGCTGATGGAGGAGTACGCGATGGACCGGGCGCGCGATTCCCTGCGCGAACTGATGGCGCTCTCCCCGGACGAGGCGACCGTCAGGCGCGACGGCGCGGAGGTGACCGTACCCACGGCGGAGATCGAAGTGGGCGAGACCGTGATCGTGCGCCCCGGCGAGAAGATCCCCCTCGACGGGACGGTCGTCGAGGGCGAGAGCAGGGCGGGATCGAAGATCCCGCGAGCGAACGGCGACAGCGAGGAGCTTCGCTCCTCGGGTCATGCGAGCGAGCGGAGCCCGCGAGCAAAAGCCGTGAGCGCGGTCGACCAGTCGCCGATCACCGGCGAGAGCGTTCCCGTCGACAAGGCCGCGGGCGACGAGGTGTACGCCGGCGCGATCAACCAGGAGGGCTATCTCGAGGTCAGGGTCACGTCGGTGGCGTCGGACTCCACCCTCTCGCGGATCATCGAGATGGTGCAGGGAGCACAGGCGAAGAAGACCGACACCGAGCAGTTCGTCGACCGGTTCTCCGGCTACTACACGCCGATCGTGGTCGTGCTGGCGATCCTGACCGCCGCCGTTCCGCCGCTGCTCATCGCCGAGCCGATCTCGGTCGACGTAGCCGGGTACACGCTCGGCTTCGCCGCCGACTGGCAGACGTGGTTCATCCGCGGGCTTACGCTGTTGGTGATCGCCTGCCCGTGTGCGTTCGTTATCTCGACGCCCGTCTCGGTGGTGTCGGGGATCACCAGCGCCGCGAAGAACGGCGTCCTGATCAAGGGCGGCACCTACCTCGAGGCGATGGGCGAGGTGGACGCCATCGCACTGGACAAGACCGGGACGCTCACCAAGGGCGAGCTCGCCGTCACCGACGTCGTCCCGCTCGGCGACGTCGACGAAGCCTCCCTGCTTCGCTACGGCGCCGGTCTCGAGCGACGAAGCGAGCATCCGATCGCCGCGGCGATTCTCGCCCGTGCCGAGGAGGGCGACGTCGGTCGCCTCCCCGAGCCCGACGGGTTCGAGAGCCTGACCGGGCGTGGCATCCGCGGCGAGATCGACGGAGAGACGTACTACGCGGGCAAGCCCGCCCTCTTCGAGGAGTTGGGGTTCGATCTCTCGAGGACTCGCCGAGCGACTGACGGTGGCTCCGACGCACAGCGCGGGGCGGAGGCTCGTCGGACGCAGCGGTCCGACGGCGGCACCGTAGCCGAGAGAGCGACCGCCGCCGGTGGCGAGCGATTCGCCGACGACGCGCTCGCCGCGCTGGAGCGGGAGGGCAAGACGGTCGTCGTCGTCGGGACGGAGACGCGGTTACTGGGCGCCATCGCGATCGCGGACGAGGTCCGCCCCGCCTCGAAGCGGGCCGTCGAACGCCTGCACGAACTGGGCGTCGAACGGGTCGTGATGCTGACCGGCGACAACGAGGGCACGGCCCACGCCATCGCCCGCGAGGTGGGCGTCGACGAGTACCGGGCGGAGCTGCTGCCCGAGGAGAAGGTCGAGGCCATCGAGTCGCTCCAGGCGGAGTACGGCGACGTGGCGATGGTCGGCGACGGCATCAACGACGCACCCGCACTCGCCACCGCGGAGGTCGGCATCGCGATGGGGGCGGCCGGCACGGACACGGCGCTAGAGACCGCCGACATCGCCCTGATGGGCGACGACATCGGACGGCTGCCGTATCTGTACGCGCTGTCGCACGAGGCCAACAGCGTCATCCGGCAGAACATCTGGGCGAGCCTCGGCACGAAGGCGCTGCTCGCGCTCGGCGTCCCGCTCGGGTTCGTGAGCGTGGCGCTGGCGGTCATCGTCGGCGACATGGGGATGAGCCTCGGCGTGACGGGGAACGCGCTTCGCCTGGCGCGGATCACGCCGGAGCGGTTCGACTGA
- a CDS encoding oligosaccharyl transferase, archaeosortase A system-associated translates to MGERTERADRTRGSSLVLEALKRWYHLPLLAIAMLFMFWVRVQSYDDFVFDDGAIRLRAVDSWYHWRTTMYTVHNWPATMPYDPWTAYPTGTYVGQFGTLFDQIIATVALIVGRGDPTQQTVFLVALLTVPALGALVVVPTYYIGARLGGRIGGLAGVVLLALFPGLFLNRTTTGMLQHHGAEVLFMSIAVLAMMVALRVAESGDSVYETIAVRDHGRFGRLVLYSVLAGLAITLYIWVWPPGIVLIGILGFFFVIELSVEFGRGGRPENLAFVGAVALGVTGALTLATMEVTRISSTNAGPLQPLLAFVVALGCAFMAWLARGWRRRGLDERYYPAAITGVIFVSIPIVALLLPELWGTIVQTVSGRLLPFGYSTTALTVQEAQPPDAFNRFVYRQYGLAFYTAMIGLAVLVARLVRTADHRSEHVLIVVWTLFLTSMAFTQIRFHYYYVVPIAVLNAYLIGWAIDRAGRIDGSRLRGIDGHQALVLLVLLTILVVPLMPPVAETTVVEAGQTTSPSRDAMFWKSSNAWLETNSPAPGAWGGADNEDELAYYGTYDVPEDRDFAYPEGSYGVMSWWDYGHLITVQAERIPHTNPFQQNASSAAAFLTADSEQRAELVLEALPAAAGGNPTTLEDGELAAIADERTAQQEDEEIRYVMIHDEMAGQKFEDITAYTDAEDDAYWSHRKVEAEVYEGTTTEAETETITAPSRNQAYADTTLSRLYHNDADGMEHYRLIHEDDQVSQFATVAVSYDSGESWQPLFLNEKVTAHVRETVSDLQEDPEASVAVYDVHQRPSVKTYERVEGARLTGSVDAPEGSIVTAEVDLTTTQYDRTFTYTQTARVDENGEFAMRVPYATEEDRGVEEGYTDSDVAADGRYRVSVEDESAEEDVFGNQDEFVGTAEVPESAIYDDETVEV, encoded by the coding sequence ATGGGCGAACGTACCGAGCGGGCCGACCGCACCCGCGGCTCGTCTCTCGTTCTCGAGGCTCTCAAGCGGTGGTATCACCTCCCTCTCCTCGCGATCGCCATGCTCTTCATGTTCTGGGTCCGCGTCCAGTCCTACGACGACTTCGTCTTCGACGACGGCGCGATCCGACTCAGGGCGGTCGACTCGTGGTACCACTGGCGAACGACGATGTACACGGTCCACAACTGGCCCGCCACGATGCCGTACGACCCCTGGACGGCCTACCCGACGGGCACCTACGTCGGCCAGTTCGGCACGCTGTTCGATCAGATCATCGCCACCGTCGCCCTGATCGTGGGCCGGGGCGACCCCACCCAGCAGACCGTCTTCCTGGTCGCGCTCCTCACCGTGCCCGCGCTGGGCGCGCTCGTCGTCGTCCCAACCTACTACATCGGCGCACGTCTCGGCGGACGCATCGGCGGTCTGGCGGGGGTCGTTCTGCTCGCGCTGTTCCCCGGACTGTTCCTGAACCGGACCACGACGGGCATGCTCCAGCACCACGGCGCAGAGGTGCTGTTCATGTCGATCGCGGTTCTGGCGATGATGGTCGCGCTGCGCGTCGCCGAGAGCGGGGACTCGGTCTACGAGACCATCGCGGTCCGCGACCACGGGCGGTTCGGTCGACTGGTCCTCTACAGCGTTCTCGCGGGCCTCGCGATCACGCTCTACATCTGGGTCTGGCCCCCTGGGATCGTACTGATCGGCATCCTCGGGTTCTTCTTCGTGATCGAGCTGAGCGTGGAGTTCGGTCGCGGCGGACGCCCCGAGAACCTCGCGTTCGTCGGGGCGGTGGCCCTCGGCGTCACCGGCGCGCTCACGCTGGCGACGATGGAGGTCACCCGGATCAGTTCCACGAACGCCGGTCCGCTCCAGCCGCTTCTGGCGTTCGTCGTCGCGCTCGGCTGTGCGTTCATGGCGTGGCTCGCGCGCGGCTGGCGGAGACGCGGCCTCGACGAGCGATACTACCCCGCCGCGATCACCGGCGTCATCTTCGTCTCGATACCGATCGTCGCGCTCCTCCTGCCCGAGCTATGGGGGACGATCGTCCAGACCGTCTCGGGCCGACTGCTGCCGTTCGGCTACTCGACGACGGCGCTGACCGTCCAGGAGGCCCAGCCGCCCGACGCCTTCAACCGGTTCGTCTACCGCCAGTACGGCCTGGCGTTCTACACGGCCATGATCGGTCTGGCCGTGCTCGTCGCCCGCCTCGTCCGCACGGCCGACCACCGCTCCGAGCACGTCCTGATCGTCGTCTGGACGCTCTTTCTCACCTCGATGGCGTTCACGCAGATCCGTTTCCACTACTACTACGTGGTGCCGATCGCGGTGTTGAACGCGTACCTCATCGGGTGGGCCATCGACCGAGCGGGCCGTATCGACGGCTCGCGTCTCCGCGGGATCGACGGTCATCAGGCGCTGGTGCTCCTGGTGTTGCTGACGATTCTCGTCGTCCCGCTGATGCCGCCGGTCGCGGAGACGACGGTCGTCGAGGCCGGCCAGACCACGAGTCCGAGCCGGGACGCCATGTTCTGGAAGAGCTCGAACGCGTGGCTCGAGACGAACAGCCCCGCGCCCGGCGCGTGGGGCGGCGCGGACAACGAGGACGAACTGGCGTACTACGGCACCTACGACGTCCCCGAGGACCGCGACTTCGCGTATCCGGAGGGGAGCTACGGCGTGATGTCGTGGTGGGACTACGGCCACCTGATCACCGTCCAGGCCGAACGCATCCCCCACACCAACCCGTTCCAGCAGAACGCCAGCTCCGCCGCCGCCTTTCTCACTGCCGACTCCGAGCAGCGGGCCGAACTCGTTCTCGAAGCGCTGCCCGCCGCCGCCGGAGGGAACCCCACCACCCTGGAAGACGGCGAACTCGCGGCGATCGCCGACGAGCGGACCGCCCAGCAGGAGGACGAGGAGATCCGCTACGTCATGATCCACGACGAGATGGCCGGCCAGAAGTTCGAGGACATCACCGCCTACACCGACGCCGAGGACGACGCCTACTGGAGCCATCGAAAGGTCGAGGCTGAGGTCTACGAGGGTACGACGACCGAGGCCGAGACCGAGACCATCACCGCCCCGTCGCGCAACCAGGCCTACGCGGACACCACCCTCTCGCGGCTCTACCACAACGACGCCGACGGGATGGAGCACTACCGTCTGATCCACGAGGACGACCAGGTCTCACAGTTCGCCACCGTCGCGGTCTCGTACGACAGCGGCGAGAGCTGGCAGCCCCTCTTCCTCAACGAGAAGGTGACGGCGCACGTCCGGGAGACGGTATCCGACCTCCAGGAGGATCCGGAGGCGTCGGTGGCGGTCTATGACGTCCACCAGCGCCCGAGCGTGAAGACCTACGAGCGCGTCGAGGGCGCCCGGCTGACGGGCAGCGTCGACGCCCCCGAGGGGTCGATCGTCACCGCCGAGGTCGACCTCACCACGACGCAGTACGATCGGACGTTCACGTACACCCAGACGGCACGCGTGGACGAGAACGGGGAGTTCGCGATGCGGGTGCCGTACGCCACCGAGGAGGACCGCGGCGTCGAGGAGGGCTACACCGACAGCGACGTTGCCGCAGACGGCCGCTATCGGGTCAGCGTCGAGGACGAGTCCGCAGAAGAGGACGTGTTCGGGAACCAGGACGAGTTCGTCGGGACGGCCGAGGTTCCAGAGAGCGCGATCTACGACGACGAGACCGTCGAAGTCTAA
- a CDS encoding helix-turn-helix domain-containing protein, protein MRELVFTLDYEPGCNAVADALADHPDARIRSLSLHATAESLWRVDHATGPPAALAAIERTVLTADYYADCLAAEDCAATQRTEVLEHTDDTLVLYSYWERTPACASVPHIALDHLGDGVLFETRNEGREYTWRIIHSGAGDLRAFFDALEAAVGDCAQLEVRRVTQAQAAASASDASPGIDGLPPEQREALKAAVDHGYYETPRAVDVSELADRLGVPRSTLTYRLRRAEAHVMSRYVGDGSADEPTPAL, encoded by the coding sequence ATGCGCGAGCTCGTCTTCACGCTCGACTACGAGCCCGGGTGCAACGCGGTGGCGGACGCGCTGGCAGACCACCCCGACGCCCGGATCCGCTCCCTGTCGCTGCATGCCACCGCCGAGAGCCTCTGGCGCGTCGACCACGCCACCGGACCGCCGGCCGCGCTCGCGGCCATCGAGCGGACCGTTCTGACCGCCGACTACTACGCCGACTGCCTCGCCGCCGAGGACTGTGCGGCCACCCAGCGGACCGAGGTGCTCGAACACACCGACGACACGCTCGTCCTCTACTCGTACTGGGAGCGTACGCCCGCCTGTGCGTCCGTCCCCCACATCGCGCTCGACCACCTCGGCGACGGCGTGCTGTTCGAGACGCGCAACGAGGGGCGCGAGTACACGTGGCGCATCATCCACTCCGGGGCAGGGGACCTACGAGCCTTCTTCGATGCCCTCGAGGCCGCCGTCGGCGACTGTGCCCAACTGGAGGTGCGCCGGGTGACGCAGGCGCAGGCCGCGGCGTCGGCCTCAGACGCCTCCCCCGGGATCGACGGCCTGCCGCCCGAGCAACGCGAGGCGCTCAAGGCCGCCGTCGATCACGGCTACTACGAGACGCCGCGGGCGGTCGACGTGAGCGAGCTGGCCGACCGTCTCGGCGTGCCCCGCTCGACGCTCACGTACCGCCTGCGCCGAGCCGAGGCCCACGTGATGAGCCGATACGTCGGCGACGGGTCGGCGGACGAGCCGACGCCGGCGCTGTAG
- a CDS encoding aldo/keto reductase, protein MELPPIGLGTMGIDDPETITRAIDLGYRHLDTAQIYENERVVGEGIARADVDRDELTVATKVWADSLAPEDVRRTTLESLDRLGLDSVELLYVHRPIEAYDPERTLPAFDALREEGLIEEVGVSNFTTEQLEEARTILDSPIVAHQVECHPLYRQRGLREYAREAGHVLVAYSPLAQGAVFDVPELREIAEKHDSTPAAVSLAWLAGLESVVTIPKASDEDHLEANLAARELELDEEDVTRIEKIDREEKLFE, encoded by the coding sequence ATGGAGCTTCCACCGATCGGCCTCGGGACGATGGGGATCGACGATCCCGAGACGATCACGCGGGCGATCGACCTGGGCTATCGACACCTCGACACCGCCCAGATCTACGAGAACGAGCGCGTCGTCGGCGAGGGGATCGCCCGCGCCGACGTCGACCGCGATGAGCTCACCGTGGCGACGAAGGTCTGGGCCGACAGCCTCGCGCCCGAGGACGTCCGGCGAACCACCCTGGAGAGCCTCGATCGCCTCGGTCTCGACTCGGTGGAGCTGCTCTACGTCCACCGACCGATCGAGGCCTACGACCCCGAGCGGACGCTGCCGGCGTTCGACGCGCTCCGCGAGGAGGGCCTGATCGAGGAGGTCGGCGTGAGCAATTTCACCACCGAGCAGCTCGAGGAGGCCCGAACGATCCTCGACTCGCCGATCGTCGCCCACCAGGTCGAGTGCCATCCCCTCTACCGCCAGCGCGGGCTCCGCGAGTACGCCCGCGAGGCCGGCCACGTGCTGGTCGCCTACTCGCCGCTCGCCCAGGGGGCGGTGTTCGACGTTCCTGAACTCCGCGAGATCGCCGAGAAGCACGACTCGACGCCGGCGGCGGTGAGCCTCGCGTGGCTCGCGGGCCTCGAGAGCGTGGTGACGATCCCGAAGGCCAGCGACGAGGACCACCTAGAGGCGAACCTCGCGGCTCGTGAGCTGGAGCTGGACGAGGAGGACGTTACACGGATCGAGAAGATCGATCGCGAGGAGAAGCTCTTCGAGTAG
- a CDS encoding DUF2103 domain-containing protein — protein sequence MRCRHCHSALEKPGDYCLVCRSANADGVVCEIARDRVELTMLDGEEILGRTTITTVPESGDPAEVVERRNFAGRVADEIQRKRPEAVYAAGDREVLAEIRRQLHYDFYRVDGEDPVETVIERHGEPALAVVETPPEERIGGSHSTLIGGRSGMKVIHLVAGHPHVKKVIPGPIDAGGSGSQSGLRAKATRAGENGNVRLLLRNGSSVQENRVVTTAPDRETGERVRADLNGLLEEEGYGVG from the coding sequence ATGCGGTGCCGTCACTGCCACTCGGCGCTCGAGAAGCCGGGCGACTACTGTCTGGTCTGTCGCTCGGCGAACGCCGACGGCGTGGTCTGTGAGATCGCCCGCGACCGGGTCGAGCTGACGATGCTCGACGGCGAGGAGATCCTCGGGCGGACGACGATCACCACCGTCCCCGAGTCGGGCGACCCCGCCGAAGTGGTCGAGCGGCGTAACTTCGCGGGTCGGGTGGCCGACGAGATCCAGCGAAAGCGCCCCGAGGCGGTCTACGCCGCGGGCGACCGCGAGGTGCTCGCCGAGATCCGCCGCCAGCTCCACTACGATTTCTATCGCGTCGACGGCGAGGACCCCGTCGAGACGGTGATCGAGCGCCACGGCGAGCCCGCGCTCGCGGTGGTCGAGACCCCTCCCGAGGAACGGATCGGCGGCAGCCACTCGACGCTGATCGGCGGCCGTTCCGGGATGAAGGTGATCCACCTCGTCGCGGGCCACCCTCACGTGAAGAAGGTGATCCCGGGCCCGATCGATGCCGGCGGCAGCGGCTCGCAGTCGGGGCTGCGCGCGAAGGCCACCCGCGCGGGCGAGAACGGCAACGTCCGGCTCCTCCTGCGTAACGGTTCGAGCGTTCAGGAGAACCGCGTCGTGACGACGGCCCCGGACCGGGAGACGGGCGAGCGGGTTCGGGCCGACCTCAACGGGCTGCTCGAGGAGGAGGGCTACGGCGTCGGCTGA
- a CDS encoding KEOPS complex subunit Pcc1, with the protein MDAPHDAILTFEYDDQRRARVVERSLRPEVEPLADARSQATLGHENTTLTVRIEADDLVALRAALNTWCSLVDTAETVADAAERDDA; encoded by the coding sequence ATGGACGCGCCCCACGACGCGATTCTCACCTTCGAATACGACGATCAGCGCCGCGCTCGCGTCGTCGAACGCAGCCTCCGTCCGGAGGTCGAACCGCTCGCGGACGCTCGCTCGCAGGCCACGCTGGGTCACGAGAACACGACGCTCACGGTCCGGATCGAGGCCGACGACCTCGTGGCGCTTCGGGCGGCGCTCAACACGTGGTGCTCCCTCGTCGACACGGCCGAGACGGTCGCGGACGCCGCCGAACGCGACGACGCATGA
- a CDS encoding DUF3194 domain-containing protein — protein sequence MPEPSDEEIVRTAAEAAEGLVFSRYAKSEVDDLDVTVSFEEGVLEVDVYLDVESEEAEEVAEDAVLAAEAAVDELFEEDGRSE from the coding sequence ATGCCGGAGCCGAGCGACGAGGAGATCGTCCGGACCGCCGCCGAGGCGGCCGAAGGACTCGTCTTCTCTCGGTACGCCAAATCGGAGGTCGACGACCTCGACGTGACCGTCTCCTTCGAGGAGGGCGTGCTCGAGGTCGACGTCTACCTCGACGTCGAGAGCGAGGAGGCCGAGGAGGTAGCCGAGGACGCGGTGCTCGCTGCCGAGGCCGCCGTCGACGAGCTGTTCGAGGAGGACGGCCGATCCGAGTGA